The sequence CGCGTTGGCTATCCGGGCACCGTCGAGGTGGACCGTCATGCCGTGCCCGTGGGCGTGTTCGCAGATCGCGCGGATCTCGTCGGGCGTGTAGACGGTGCCCAGCTCGGTGTTCTGCGTGATCGAGACGACCTGCGGCATGGCGCGGTGCTCGTCGTCCCAGCCGTACGCCTGCCGGTCGATGAGCTCCGGCGTGAGCTTGCCGTCCTCGGTGGGGACGGTCAGCAGCTTCAGACCGCCGACCCGCTCGGGCGCGCCGCCCTCGTCCACGTTGATGTGCGCGGATTCGGCGCAGATCACCGCGCCCCAGCGGTCGGTCATGGCCTGGAGGGACACCACGTTGGCGCCGGTGCCGTTGAAGACCGGGAAGGCCTCCGCGGTCGGACCGAAGTGGCTGTGCATCACGCGCTGGAGGTGGCCCGTGTACTCGTCCTCGCCGTAGGCGATCTGGTGGCCGCCGTTGGCGAGGGCGAGAGCCGCGAGGACCTCGGGGTGTGTCCCCGCGTAGTTGTCACTGGCGAATCCGCGTACCTGCGGGTCGTGATGGCGACGCGCGTCGGTCCTTACGGTTGCGGGGTCAGCCACAGGCGCTTTCCGTTCACTTCGGGGGCGGGCCGGTCCCATACGCCGGCGATGGCATCGGCCAGGTCCCCGACGTCGGTGAAGCCCGCGAACTTCGCATTCGGGCGCTCGGCGCGCATCGCGTCGTGCACCAGTGCCTTCACGACCAGGATCGCAGCCGCGCTGCGCGGGCCGTCCTCGCCCCCCGCCTTCCGGAAGGAGTCGGCGAGCGCGAGGGTCCACGCCTCGGCGGCGGCCTTGGCGGCGGCGTAGGCGGCGTTGCCGGCGGTGGGCTTGGTCGCGCCGGCCGCGCTGGTCAGCAGGTAGCGTCCGCGGTCGCTGCGCAGCAGGCAGTCGTGGAAGGCGAGCGAGGTGTTCTGCACCGTGCGGATCAGCAGCTTCTCCAGCAGCGTCCAGTCGGCGGGGTCGGTCTCGGCGAAGTTCGCGCTGCCGCGCCAGCCGCCGACGAGGTGGACGACGCCGTCGACGCGGCCGAACTCCTTCTCCGTCTTGGCCGCCCATTCCCGGGTGGCGCCGAGGTCGAGGAGATCGACGGTGTCGCCGGTGACGGTGGCCCCGCCGTGGGCGTAACGCGCCGCGTCGACGGCCTCGGCGAGCCGGGTGGGGTGGGAGTCCGACGCGACGACGACCGCGCCCGCCTCGGCGAGCCGGAGCAGCGTGGCCCGGCCGGCCGGTCCGGCGGCTCCCGCGACGGCGACGACGGCACCTTCGAGCGCACCGCCCACGTCGCCCGTGCTTGTTCCGTTCATGGCCTCCGCCTCCTTGGGACCTGTGCTCACGCCGCAGCCTTCCCCGCGTCCGAGGCGGTGATGCCCTTGGTCGAGGCGATCACGTTCTTCAGCTTCTTGGAGAGGGCCTCATAGAACATGCTCAGGGGAAACTCGTCCGGAAGCACGTCGTCGACGAGTTTCCGCGGCGGCTGGGAGAGATCCAGCGCGTCCGGACCCTTGGCCCAGCGGGAGCCGGGGTGCGGGGCGAGGTAGGTGGAGACGAGGTCGTACGCGGCGAACCAGTGGACGAGCTTGGGGCGGTCGATGCCGTCGCGGTAGAGCTTCTCGATCTCGGCGCAGAGCTGGTTGGTGACCTGGGGGGCCCGCTCCCAGTCGATCCGCAGCTTGTTGTCCGTCCAGCGCACCACGTCGTGCTTGTGGAGGTAGGCGAAGAGGAGCTGGCCGCCGAGGCCGTCGTAGTTGCGGACGCGCTCGCCGGTGACCGGGAAGCGGAACATCCGGTCGAAGAGCACGGCGTACTGGACGTCGCGGCCGTGGGCGTTGCCCTCGGCCTCCAGCTTCACGGCCTCCTTGAAGGCGGTGAGGTCGCAGCGCAGCTCCTCCAGGCCGTACATCCAGAACGGCTGGCGCTGCTTGATCATGAAGGGGTCGAACGGCAGGTCGCCGTGGCTGTGGGTGCGGTCGTGGACCATGTCCCAGAGCACGAAGGCCTGCTCGCAGCGCTGCTGGTCGTCGATCATCGCGCGGATGTCGTCGGGCAGCTCGACGCCGAGGAGGTCGACGGAGGCCTCGGTGACGCGGCGGAAGCGGGCGGCCTCGCGGTCGCAGAAGATGCCGCCCCAGCTGAAGCGCTCGGGGGCCTCGCGGACGGCGATGGTCTCCGGGAAGAGCACCGCGGAGTTGGTGTCGTAGCCGGAGGTGAAGTCCTCGAAGGTGATGCCGCAGAACAACGGATTGTCGTAGCGGGTGGACTCCAGTTCGGCGAGCCACTCGGGCCAGACCATGCGCAGCACGACCGCTTCGAGGTTGCGGTCGGGGTTGCCGTTCTGGGTGTACATGGCGAAGACGACGAGGTGCTGGAGGCCGTCGGCGCGCCCCTTGGCCGGCTGGAAGGCCAGCAGGGAGTCCAGGAAGTCGGGGACGTCGAAGCCGCTACCCACCCAGCCGCGCAGATCCTTGACGAGGGCGCGGTGGTACGCGTCGTCGTGCGGGAGCAGCGGGGAGAGCTGCTCGACGGCACCGATCACCCGTTCCACGGCGGCCTCGGCGAGCGCCGGGGAGGGCGCGCCCTCCGCGTCGAAGTCGATGGAACCGTCCTTCGACTGCCAGGGGCGGATCTCCTCCACGGCATTCTTGAGCTCGGGCCAGGCCGGGTGCTCGACCACCCGCGCGGCGGCAGCTATGTCGCCGGATGCGGCGTCGTGCACAAGAATTTCCGTCATCACACTTCCTCCACGGGAGAACCTCGCGTCTGACAACCGTATCCGTGCAGGAGTCATCGGGACAAGTGGGGATGTGGAAATTATCCTGCTGAACCCCCATGGTCACCGTTGTTTTTCCTGTCGTACGCCGTTGCGGCAGCTTCTTCGATGGGTGCGCGCCGCGCTCGGCAGGCGCACCGGCCCCTCCCCCGCCCAGCGCGGGCGGACCACTAGGCTGCCGAGCGCGGTCATACCGCCGCGCCGTGCGGGCAGGAGCAGCGCACGGGAACGGAGTCGACGGAAGCGAGCGTGCCTTGTCTCTTCTCACGATCGGTCATCGCGGAGCGGCGGGCTTCGAGCCGGAGAACACCCTGCGCTCGTTCGTCCGCGCCGAGCGGGAGGGCGTGGACCTCATCGAGCTGGACCTGCATCTGAGCAAGGACGGCGCGCTGGCCGTCATGCACGACGCGGAGGTGGACCGCACGACCGACGGCGAGGGCCCGATCGCGGAGAAGACCCTCGCCGAGCTGCGTGCGCTCGACGCGGGCCTGGGCGAGCCGGTGCCCGTCTTCGAGGAGGTCCTGGACGCCGTGAAGTCCCCGCTCCAGGCGGAGATCAAGGACGTGGCCGCCGCCCGCACCCTGGCCCGGGTGATGCACGACCGCGATCTCGTCGAGCGCGTCGAGGTGATCTCGTTCCACGACGAGGCCATCGCCGAGATCGCCCAGCTCGTCCCGGGCGTGCGGACGGCGCTCGTCGCGAGCCGGTGGGGCGGGGACCTGCTGGACCGGGCGAAGGCGGTGGGCGCCACCCGGCTGGTGCTGAACATCCGGCGCATCACGCTGGAGCTCGTCGAGAAGGCGCACGCCGAGGGGATGACCGTGTTCGGCTGGACGGTCAACACCCAGGACCAGCTGCGGCTGGCCCAGGGCCTCGGGCTCGACGGCGTGACCACCGACCACCCCGACATCCAGCGCG is a genomic window of Streptomyces sp. NBC_00708 containing:
- a CDS encoding DUF6421 family protein — translated: MTEILVHDAASGDIAAAARVVEHPAWPELKNAVEEIRPWQSKDGSIDFDAEGAPSPALAEAAVERVIGAVEQLSPLLPHDDAYHRALVKDLRGWVGSGFDVPDFLDSLLAFQPAKGRADGLQHLVVFAMYTQNGNPDRNLEAVVLRMVWPEWLAELESTRYDNPLFCGITFEDFTSGYDTNSAVLFPETIAVREAPERFSWGGIFCDREAARFRRVTEASVDLLGVELPDDIRAMIDDQQRCEQAFVLWDMVHDRTHSHGDLPFDPFMIKQRQPFWMYGLEELRCDLTAFKEAVKLEAEGNAHGRDVQYAVLFDRMFRFPVTGERVRNYDGLGGQLLFAYLHKHDVVRWTDNKLRIDWERAPQVTNQLCAEIEKLYRDGIDRPKLVHWFAAYDLVSTYLAPHPGSRWAKGPDALDLSQPPRKLVDDVLPDEFPLSMFYEALSKKLKNVIASTKGITASDAGKAAA
- a CDS encoding low specificity L-threonine aldolase, with the protein product MADPATVRTDARRHHDPQVRGFASDNYAGTHPEVLAALALANGGHQIAYGEDEYTGHLQRVMHSHFGPTAEAFPVFNGTGANVVSLQAMTDRWGAVICAESAHINVDEGGAPERVGGLKLLTVPTEDGKLTPELIDRQAYGWDDEHRAMPQVVSITQNTELGTVYTPDEIRAICEHAHGHGMTVHLDGARIANASASLDVPMRTFTNAVGVDVLSFGGTKNGAVFGEAVVVLNPDAVRAMKHLRKLSMQLASKMRFVSVQLEALLAGDLWLRNARHANAMAQRLADGVRGVGGVEILYPVQANAVFARLPHAVSERLQKRFRFYFWDEQAGDVRWMCAFDTTEEDVDAFLLALKEEMAAA
- a CDS encoding SDR family NAD(P)-dependent oxidoreductase → MNGTSTGDVGGALEGAVVAVAGAAGPAGRATLLRLAEAGAVVVASDSHPTRLAEAVDAARYAHGGATVTGDTVDLLDLGATREWAAKTEKEFGRVDGVVHLVGGWRGSANFAETDPADWTLLEKLLIRTVQNTSLAFHDCLLRSDRGRYLLTSAAGATKPTAGNAAYAAAKAAAEAWTLALADSFRKAGGEDGPRSAAAILVVKALVHDAMRAERPNAKFAGFTDVGDLADAIAGVWDRPAPEVNGKRLWLTPQP
- a CDS encoding glycerophosphodiester phosphodiesterase family protein; protein product: MSLLTIGHRGAAGFEPENTLRSFVRAEREGVDLIELDLHLSKDGALAVMHDAEVDRTTDGEGPIAEKTLAELRALDAGLGEPVPVFEEVLDAVKSPLQAEIKDVAAARTLARVMHDRDLVERVEVISFHDEAIAEIAQLVPGVRTALVASRWGGDLLDRAKAVGATRLVLNIRRITLELVEKAHAEGMTVFGWTVNTQDQLRLAQGLGLDGVTTDHPDIQRGGGAGA